The segment tatccctcctctATCTACCtaactctctctatctttatctctctctcaccctctctttatctctctatcgccctctctttatctctctatcgaTTTCTCTCCCTATTTTTTCCCTTTTGTCTTCATCTCTCCCACCAGCACCCTCGATCGCCcccctccccccttctctctctctccatgcccatatctctccatctttctatctctatatctatatttcttcttccatatctttgtACCCTATATCTCTCCCTTTATCTATCTTTATCTAGATTATTCTCTCCCTCtcaatatatttatctcttccatctctatcccTCTTTACATCTCCATCTCTATCACTATCTCTATCTTCTCTTTCCCTATCCCCTTTCTCTATTTCCCCTGCCCCTCCACTCCCCCCACCTCCTCTCTCTCATGCTCTTCCCtactctaactctctctctttatatccctatctctcccttattgaccttccacacctattTGATGTatctattgcacaccaaggtgcaattgctaaattaaaaaaatctaatgaGGGGAGAATGCATTTCTAGACAATACAattgtttatttcaaataattaGTTAAAATAATAAGTGGGGGTCCCTTCAAATAGTTGTGATTTTAGTTAACGAGACTttcaatatttattaatatttttatcaaGATAGAGGCCACCAGGTCGAAGCTCTGCGATGTGAGGAAGAGGTAGACTGAGATCAACCGGTCGACAAACAGAACCTGCTTGAAAAACCACATGATTTGGATAATCACAAACTACTTCATTCACATACGAAGGACTCCGCAGATTCATCACCGTACTGTCGACTTCCTTGATCTTTATATATCGACAATCTCTCCATGCAAGTTCTCAAAGAAAGCTGCGCATTACAGACTTGTACATCTAATCTGCTTCTTCTGCAATTGAAAATGCTAAATCATATGCATAATCGTTCTTAGACAAGGCTTGGGAAAATAAGGAATAGACGCATCGTGATAAATGGCGTTCCCTATTTAAGAACAAGGCATTCTAGTGAGAGCGAGCGCACGTTCATAATTTTTTTTGCTTTTGGCCATGACAGGACGTGTAAAAGTAACTCCCGGACATAATTTATACTTTTTGAATTCAGAAGGAAGTTGGGCAGTGATGAATGTGGTCGTCTTTCATTGCTACCCAACTACAAATGTTTCCATCCACAGATTGCAATTGACTAAGCTGGTGAAAGTCTACACAATTGAATGAGGCTAGTTGTGCAGTAAATGCAAGATGGCAAGTAACCGACAGCTTTTATTCGGGCAGGAGGAAGTTTCTGATTGATCGGTGACTTTTTTTTATTTCCGAACTCTTCTGCAAAAGTAGATTAGATTGTAGGAGATGATTTCGTCATTCGCACCGTCACGTCGAGCGGAATTTTAACAAAAATGGTCTGCTGAGTTGAAATTTCTATGAAGTGAAATGTTGATTTGATGTGTGAGAGACTATGAGTGCTGCCGTACGTACGTATAGTTGtgtaattaatttaagccttttagTACTCACAGGCATAGTCATTTATCATTTATATCAACTGCAAGTTTTATCATTACGGGAGTACCTATTCAGTCGTAAATTTTTGAAGTAGTTTGGGGGTTGTCGCTAATTCCGtgctttttttaattattaatttggatttagatttttttttttttttttttttatttgtatatAATTGAACTGTTTATAGTTATTGTTCTAGTTTCTGGGTAGTAAAGACAAATGTTGCGGGATCCCTTATgtatgcaagggtcaaaaagtaatCATTTCAAAGTGTTGTTGAACCATATTCTCTATTGTCTCATTACCCGTTCGCTTTGACAATAAATTTTTTTCACAATTGATCCAATaattatgcacaaatgccccagtgATCATGCACTATTGGTATCAGTAAAGTTGAACCATTAAGCTAATTAGTAACTTTTTTTCTAGAAAAATTGTGACTATTGGCGCACTAGATGATTTTTTAATGGGATCTTAATTAGCCAAATCCAATGAACAGTAATGGGAACATGAGCGgtaattggtgctcttcccctacttaGTCGGTCCCTTATAATTATGGATTCATGGTTATATCGTCAAATATGATGCTACATGAACATGACTTTTATTGAGGTGTTTAAAAGGACCCTCAAAAAGAAATGAGATTGGtagttgtgcactaagtcatgttggtctcactttttggggtCGTTTTTCAATaacaaaacatgttgatgtggcatcatatttgacgaCATGAACCTAAAATCTTAGCTGTAAATAAGGGACTTGTCAAATAAGTTGTAAAAAAAATGAAGGTGATACAAAATTGGTATTCTCAACTTCTACCTAATTAAtgctattagatttccacaatccatgtcaATATTATAtgtagtttctggatttgattgtgtgcaagaTTTTTAATCATCAATATTTTAGGTTACACTCCAAGGAGATGTAAGATGATGGATCATCGAATGTGATCCAAAACAGTGATGATTAAAAATCTCATACAGAGCCCAATCTAAAAACAACAATTAATGTTTTTTCTTTTTACACAAAAATGAAAAGCAAAATCCTTTAAACATtgaatataaatattttatgttaaatTAAAACTAAATGATGTGTTAAATAGTAAATCAAGTGGCACATTTATAGCTCTATTGACCAATTTATTTTAAACCACATCAAAAGTgctcattaaaaataaaataattacaaaaactACTttgtataagaatttggaaaaccaCGTGGTGGACTCTAATACAGCATAGTTATATAGTCTATCCATGTCCCCAACAAGATGTGTGTTGAATTAGATAGGAAGACCACGTCATCAAGATCACTAAATGGTAGTGGGCCCAAGCGGGGAGGAATCTTTTAATGTGCCTCTTTTCATACGAGATAGATAAATGACAAATACTTTTCCTTAGGGGTTGTTGTATTAAAGGATTACGACGGACTTTAAATCAGAACCGTCAACACAGTGTTAGAGATTATGACGGATTTTTGTGTGCACAAGGAAGACGATGGAAGGTCACTTTTAGGTGATCGGGCAAATCACCCCGCATCGTTCGGAAGGTCATTAATGGTTTTCACGTGAAAAAAATGCGCAGTTAAATACTTTCCTTGTCCAAAGAATACCTTCTAGTGTGTTGGAGTGATCCTTCATAATGGAAAATTGACTCTCAAAatcaaatttctaaattcaaattttgCTAACTTCTACCTAATTCTACTTGTGTATGACATTTATGGgttattttttatatgtttatgTAACATTAGAATGAATATTTAATGCGGGTTGGTATATTacgaaaatatttaatttaaagaaaaacTTAATACCAAATAAATGAGGGAGACATGGTTTTGTAAACTCATTATATAAGACATATGTCTTGtgcaataccacttggtggttttatgTAAGTTTATTTCTATAAAAGTAAGCACATGAGTAGTCATTGAGGTTGCCTATCATTATCTTTAGTTTGTCATCTAAGGTTGATTACTCATTTATAGCTCTTATTGTtgcacacatatttatacattTGATCTACATCTAAGGTTGATTAATCATTTATAGCTCTTATTGTTGCACACATATTTAACATTTGATCTACACCTTAAGATCAATAGTTTTAGGTCTTAAATAAATTATGTGGTGTTTGGGTTTGATCTTGAACAACTTTGGATTAacctaaaaaattcaaaattgttgaCTCACAtcttttttcactagttgtcaAGAGCTAACTTGACTCGCATTTGTGCAACATCTTGAACATTAAATCTTAGAATTTAAAGGCATTTAATGTCTAGTTATCTTATATGTTCAAACAAGTAGAAATCATCATAGGAACATTGTGATTTGGAGCTTAAAACAAATGCATCTACATTAGAATCAACATCTACATATAGGCCACTTCTCTTCTTATTTGATATATTCCAACATCCACCCAAGTCTACAAAGCTTGTCTAATAAGGAGGTTGAATGAGGAGAAATTGGGCCAAGTATAAGTTgataaatttcttaaatgcatttaTAAATACTACTCATCCTTGAGAAAATTTAGTTATCAAAGATTAAGGCAACAAATACTATAGAAGGTTATATTTTGTTAGGGTAATCCCATAGGTTACCAAGTAATCGCGTGCACAATATCATTTTTGTAGCACTCAATCCAAGTCATTTTTTAGATTGCAAGCATTAACTTTTTATACTAGAGCGATTGAATTATATATAACATTAATACTTACTCTTAATCATATTTACCAAATCTAAGTGTCCTAATGATTGCTTTTAGAAAGACTCTTTTAAAACAAATAGAAAGAACTATAAAAGTTAAAAATATACTTTTCAATATGTAATCTTATTAAAGCATTCCccaaaaatagattaaaaaatagaTAGAAGATTCATCATTACACtactttttttcataattttcttaTTTAATATTTAGCTCAACATAATAAGTAGTATATTTTTAGTAGTTGTGTGATCTTCTATCTTCTTTTTTACAGCTCTTTCATGCTGATAATATATAatgaagtgtgatccaaaacattgatgcccAAAAAAAACTCATAATCGAATTGAGAAACACTACTACTAAAAATATACTAATTACGAACTAACTTTCCTGTATAATGTCTTTCCATTCATTTTCGAAAACCATAATAGCATTTTTAGGTCAATAAATTTTTTTCCGAGAAAAACAATCCAATCCTCTGCCTTATGGCATTGGTGGATCATAGCTTGTACGCTCCGATTCTCACACATATCACTACGGATGGCTTACCCATCTCGTCTttcaatatcatcaacaattttCTTACAGGCATCATCACTACACaaatttcattcaatatttttggTATTACCATCATAAACACTATATACCATAGACCCAACAATATCGAAGTGAAGATAGCTTGCAAGATCAAGTTGAAGAACAATGCTCACATTTCAACGAATGAGCACCACAATCTTGGAATATACACATTAATTTACAATATCAATGACCAGAATCAATATAATTTGGGCTCAGCTGTTCCAATATGGTTTCAAGACCAGGTTTCCATCGCGGTGAAAGCGATTCCCAAGAACTCTGCTTCCTATTCTTGATCTCGTATTGAATAAGGACGACAATAGATCTCCCATTTGCTTATTCCCGTTGACTGACAGAAGCGAAGAAGCTTCTTCTTTTCTTAGTCGAATCCTGAGACGCACATTCGATCCGTTATTAGTCGACGAAATCAATCTCGACTTACTATCATCAGTCGTTAAATCTTTATCTGAAACAAATTTACTATATATCTGTGGTCGACGGGCTTGAGAAGAGGTCGAAGATGGTGTCGACTGCGTGGGGAGAGGAATAAGAAAATAAAGGCGACTTGGTCGAAGCAGTGTGGTTGAAGGAAGAGGTCGACTGTGCATACTCAGTCGACGGCTCTGATCTGCTTCAAACATTTCATGGTCTGGATAATCAGCAAGTATTTCCTTAACATTCACAGGACTCCACACTTTTGTCACCTCCCCATTTGCCGACATAATCTTCACTCTCCGACGCTTCTCCTTCACAACTGGACTGAAGCAATTAATATGCATGGTTAGCATTCTTCCGCTTCCTCTGCTTCACTAGTGATACTGCGACAGACAGAATCTTTTTCTCAAAAATGAAATTTTTGAAGAGGTGATGATTATGGAACGATTAGTATGGTCATATGGGGATCTTAAAATATACAAACCATGTCTGCGCATGCTTATTTAATATATTATCTTATTCAACCTAGACGTCATTAGTGACCAATTTGGTGGGACAATGTTTTGTCTCGTGGTCAAAGTAAAATTGAAATGCTAATTAATCAATTGGCAAAGTTTGGTGGCGCCTATGACCAATTTGGTCATAAAAGCATTTTAAAACATgtcatcatatatatgtatataaattctAATCCACGTGTCGCGAGTCACTTGTGTGGTGAATGAGCTACACAGACCATGCCACCAAGAACGCTAAACGGGTTAAGGAATCTTTTCTTGGAGTTCCGTTCACATTACAGAAATACTAAATACTGGTAAAGGAAAATGACATTACATATGTCCAATCTATTTAGAGCTGCATTGCAGCGTAGTTTTTGTCATATTTGGTAGGACAATTTTGTCGGGAGCTttgtaattatatttattttataacatTTCTTATATAGTCTAGTTGCTATCTACAATCATAACTAAGCAGTCGTttcaattattataatttttttgtctTTAAATTGAATCATTTTTTCAAATAGAGTTGCAACCTTAAATTATTTGCATGAGTATCAGGGCTATTGTTGAAAATTGAAGATTGGACTAGAGTTTTATGGAAACCATCACGAGATATATGTCTTCTTGAACTCTAAGAATACAAGTAAAATATGCTAGCTATTGCACAACTTTAATTTATGTTGTTTTTAACCTCAAAAGCTtaaaaatcaaaacaattcaacTACAAGATATATGCTAAACATTTAACTCACACTTTGATTGGAGGGGAGTCCTTTGAGATAGGGAGTGCTCGATGCCTATACATCAAAGTTAAGTACAATTATgtattaaaaagaaaataaaaagtttGTGAAACTATTGAAATTTGATACACCAGAATTAATTGCACATTAAAAAAAGAATTAGAAGCAATAATCTAACAAAAAACTTGTGAATCTGAAGTTTCACTAATTTTTCGCACAGTCAAATCTCAAATGgcccaaaaattttaaaaaaagacaagaaaaatcAATAGTttgaaaaattctaattttaagCCTTGAATTGATTTAATATTTGAAAGCTAAGTTTGAACAAATGTTGAATTTTGTGTATGGAAGGGGTCCAATGGAAAAGGGTAGGTGCAAATCCTAGGTTAACTAAGAACTTGACCAATGAAATACCCTTGCCATGACATCTAGCCAGAGCATAATGCTTAAAGAAAATTTACAAA is part of the Cryptomeria japonica chromosome 10, Sugi_1.0, whole genome shotgun sequence genome and harbors:
- the LOC131063401 gene encoding uncharacterized protein At1g66480-like, translating into MLTMHINCFSPVVKEKRRRVKIMSANGEVTKVWSPVNVKEILADYPDHEMFEADQSRRLSMHSRPLPSTTLLRPSRLYFLIPLPTQSTPSSTSSQARRPQIYSKFVSDKDLTTDDSKSRLISSTNNGSNVRLRIRLRKEEASSLLSVNGNKQMGDLLSSLFNTRSRIGSRVLGNRFHRDGNLVLKPYWNS